The following proteins come from a genomic window of Thermosinus carboxydivorans Nor1:
- a CDS encoding efflux RND transporter permease subunit, with product MNSGLAGRIAKAFITSKLTPIIVIVSLLVGVFVTVITPREEEPQIVVPMVDVLVSYPGASAEEVRERVTRPLEQLLWEITGVEYVYSIVQPGQNLTIVRFYVGENTEASLVKLYTKLMANYDRIPPGVSQPLVKARSIDDVPVLALTLWSDAGHYSGYELRRVAVELAAELKKDDNVSECTVIGGQRRQFKVTLDAGRLAAYNTSVPELVAALQKANVALAASTSKDNREYSVKTGALLYSAADLADVVVAVRDGRPVYLKDVATVDDRPGEPDQYVFMGLGPAAAYKAGIPAAARPEADREAVTVAVAKKKGANASLIADRALAKAEALRGVLIPGDINITVTRNYGETAKEKSDELLEHMLIATFSVVILMALALGWREAAVVAVAVPVTLALTLLVNYLYGYTLNRVTLFALIFSIGILVDDAIVVVENIHRHFRLNGVSVRAAVAAVDEVGNPTILATFTVIAALLPMAFVSGLMGPYMRPIPVGASAAMLFSLLVAFIVSPWLSYKVLKNTRHHKTETEAAGRLHAWYTGMLAALVDDARRRRLVLGGMVVLLAAAVALIPLKAVMVKMLPFDNKSEIELIVDLPEDAPLERTAALARELGEYLKTVPEVTDYQAYIGTAAPYNFNGLVRHYYMRQGASTADIQVNLVAKDKRSAQSHDIAKRLRPVLTAIADRYGARLKVAEVPPGPPVLSTLVAEVYGPDRAGQLAVARRVKEIFASTPGVVDVDWYVENDRPKLVYEVDRGKAALSGVDVQTAAQTVQAALGGFTAGLAHVDKDKEPVEVVLRLPPDERGDGQLLARLTVPTADGRQVPLAGLVQKRETVEDKTIYHKNLRQVTYVVADVAGQEESPVYAILKMRDRISRIGLSGGDELKQYSAVQPWLEDRYAIKWDGEWHITQEVFRDMGLAFAVVLVLIYILVVAWFKSFVTPVIIMAPIPLTLVGILPGHWLFGAFFTATSMIGFIALAGIIVRNSILLVDFVESARQEQGDVRQAVIAAGAVRVRPIVLTALAVVVGSFVMLFDPIFQGLAIAMMFGAVAATVLTLFAVPLLYYELYGRPAKDKALGVR from the coding sequence ATGAACAGCGGTCTGGCCGGCAGAATTGCCAAGGCGTTCATAACTTCTAAGCTGACGCCGATTATTGTAATTGTTTCCCTTTTGGTCGGGGTTTTTGTCACGGTTATCACCCCACGTGAGGAAGAGCCACAGATAGTCGTTCCGATGGTCGACGTGTTGGTCAGCTATCCTGGTGCATCGGCGGAAGAAGTGCGTGAGCGGGTTACGCGGCCGCTGGAGCAGCTATTGTGGGAAATAACTGGGGTGGAATACGTCTACTCTATCGTCCAGCCCGGCCAGAATCTGACCATTGTCCGGTTTTACGTTGGCGAAAACACCGAGGCCAGCCTGGTCAAACTGTACACCAAGTTGATGGCCAACTACGACCGCATCCCGCCCGGTGTATCGCAGCCCCTGGTCAAGGCGCGGTCGATCGACGACGTGCCGGTGCTGGCTCTTACGCTATGGAGCGATGCTGGCCACTACAGCGGTTATGAGCTTCGGCGGGTAGCGGTGGAGCTGGCTGCTGAATTGAAAAAGGACGACAATGTGTCCGAGTGCACGGTTATCGGCGGTCAGCGGCGCCAGTTCAAAGTAACGCTGGATGCCGGCCGGCTGGCCGCCTATAATACCAGCGTTCCGGAACTGGTGGCGGCCTTGCAAAAGGCAAATGTCGCCCTTGCCGCCAGCACCAGTAAAGACAACCGGGAGTACAGCGTTAAGACCGGTGCCCTCTTATACAGCGCCGCCGACCTGGCCGACGTGGTGGTCGCCGTGCGGGACGGCCGGCCGGTATACTTAAAAGACGTAGCCACAGTCGACGACCGGCCCGGCGAGCCCGACCAGTACGTCTTCATGGGCCTGGGACCGGCTGCCGCCTATAAGGCCGGCATACCGGCCGCTGCCCGGCCCGAGGCCGACCGGGAGGCGGTGACGGTAGCGGTCGCCAAGAAGAAAGGCGCCAACGCCAGCCTTATTGCCGACCGGGCCCTGGCCAAGGCGGAAGCCCTCCGGGGCGTGCTCATACCGGGTGACATAAATATAACAGTTACCCGTAATTACGGTGAAACGGCCAAGGAAAAGTCCGACGAGCTTTTGGAGCATATGCTGATCGCTACTTTTTCTGTCGTTATCCTGATGGCCCTGGCGCTGGGCTGGCGGGAAGCGGCGGTGGTGGCGGTGGCTGTGCCGGTGACGCTGGCATTGACGCTATTGGTAAACTACCTGTACGGTTATACCCTCAACCGGGTGACGCTGTTTGCCTTGATTTTCTCTATCGGCATACTGGTCGATGACGCTATAGTGGTGGTAGAGAATATTCACCGCCATTTTCGGCTAAACGGCGTAAGCGTCAGGGCGGCGGTAGCGGCGGTGGACGAGGTGGGCAATCCTACCATCCTGGCTACTTTTACGGTTATTGCCGCGCTACTACCCATGGCCTTTGTCTCCGGACTGATGGGACCGTATATGCGCCCCATCCCGGTGGGGGCATCGGCGGCCATGCTGTTTTCCTTGCTGGTGGCGTTTATCGTCAGTCCCTGGCTGAGTTATAAGGTGTTGAAAAATACCCGGCATCACAAAACCGAGACCGAAGCGGCCGGCCGCCTGCACGCCTGGTACACCGGGATGCTGGCCGCCCTGGTGGATGATGCGCGGCGGCGGCGCCTGGTCTTGGGTGGGATGGTTGTCTTGCTGGCCGCCGCTGTAGCATTGATACCGCTAAAGGCCGTTATGGTCAAGATGCTGCCATTTGACAACAAGAGCGAGATCGAACTCATCGTCGACCTGCCGGAGGACGCCCCGCTGGAGCGGACGGCGGCCCTGGCACGCGAGCTAGGCGAGTACTTGAAGACTGTGCCGGAAGTAACCGACTACCAGGCCTATATCGGCACTGCCGCTCCTTATAACTTTAACGGTCTGGTACGCCATTATTATATGCGTCAGGGCGCCAGCACCGCGGATATCCAGGTCAACCTGGTAGCCAAAGACAAACGGTCGGCCCAGAGCCATGACATTGCTAAAAGACTGCGGCCGGTCCTCACGGCAATAGCCGACCGGTACGGCGCTCGCCTGAAAGTGGCGGAAGTCCCGCCCGGACCGCCGGTCCTCAGCACCCTGGTCGCCGAAGTTTACGGCCCGGACCGGGCGGGGCAGCTGGCCGTAGCCCGCCGCGTAAAAGAGATATTCGCCAGCACGCCTGGGGTGGTTGATGTGGACTGGTATGTCGAAAACGACCGTCCCAAGCTGGTGTATGAGGTGGACCGGGGAAAAGCCGCTTTAAGTGGCGTGGATGTCCAAACCGCCGCCCAGACGGTGCAGGCGGCGCTTGGTGGCTTTACCGCCGGCCTGGCCCATGTGGATAAAGACAAAGAACCGGTAGAGGTGGTCCTCCGCCTGCCGCCGGACGAGCGGGGGGACGGCCAGCTTCTGGCCCGGCTGACCGTGCCGACCGCCGACGGCCGCCAGGTGCCCCTGGCCGGCCTGGTGCAAAAACGAGAAACGGTGGAGGACAAGACCATCTATCATAAAAATCTGCGCCAGGTGACCTATGTGGTGGCCGATGTCGCTGGCCAGGAGGAAAGTCCGGTCTACGCCATCCTCAAGATGCGCGACCGCATCAGCCGGATTGGGCTTTCCGGCGGCGATGAGCTAAAGCAATATTCAGCAGTGCAGCCCTGGCTGGAAGACAGGTATGCCATCAAGTGGGACGGCGAATGGCACATCACCCAGGAGGTTTTCCGGGACATGGGCCTGGCTTTCGCCGTCGTGCTGGTGCTCATCTATATTCTGGTTGTCGCCTGGTTTAAAAGCTTTGTCACCCCGGTCATCATCATGGCCCCGATACCGCTTACCCTGGTCGGGATTTTGCCTGGCCACTGGCTGTTTGGCGCTTTCTTCACCGCCACCTCGATGATCGGATTTATCGCGCTGGCAGGCATTATTGTCCGTAACTCGATATTACTGGTAGACTTTGTTGAGTCCGCCCGGCAAGAGCAGGGCGATGTCCGGCAGGCGGTTATTGCGGCTGGCGCTGTCCGTGTCCGTCCGATTGTCCTGACGGCTTTGGCCGTGGTCGTCGGCTCGTTTGTAATGCTGTTTGATCCGATATTCCAGGGCCTGGCCATCGCCATGATGTTCGGGGCGGTAGCCGCCACGGTCCTTACGCTGTTTGCCGTGCCGCTGTTGTACTATGAACTTTACGGTCGCCCGGCTAAAGATAAAGCTTTAGGCGTTCGTTGA